The region TAAACATAACTTGTTCACAGGTGATGATGATGGGGAACACAAGGTTGGCGAACATGCTGCTTGAATATGGAGCAGATCCTAACGTGCCTGATCCCGGGACAGGCAGCACTCCTCTACATGACGCTGCCAGAACCGGATTCATGGACACAGTGCGGCTTTTAATCCGCTTTAACGCCGATCCTAATGCAACGGATCACAGGAATTTCCGCCCCGTGGATGTGGCACAACAGACGGGCCACGTGGACGTAGTTGAATTTCTCAATCGCTTTTAAATGCGacctttattatttgtatttattacctCATAAAAAGTATATCTGAAGTATATATGTGCAGTACTATTGTTAGGGATAATTACAGTGGACATCTTATTGTAAATTAGATTGCATAATTTTCAGTCGTTAAACATATCAAGTATAGCctacatttgaaaagttttcattGAGATCATTTGGGCTGATTGTTGTGCAATTGCTGTGCattgatttaaataataataataataacaacaatacatTTTCAGTTCTTTCTTATATGAGGCATAAATGTTATTTCTAAAAGTAAATACAGAAACTGAATAATGCGTTCAGATAAAAATGATTGAGCatatttaaataagttaataataTGATATAGTAGACTACTGATAATATTATTACCACAACCACCCCTCTGAAAAGTCGATCAAATGGGCTGATTGCAATGTGGACTAACAGCTGCAACCCCAAAGCAACATTTTAGCGCGTGCACCAATTAACGCTTGTACTGTTATTGATGTCAGCTATACAAACTACTGCAAAATATGTACTCTACAAACTACAtttgaattcatttttaaaacttgATTTTGCATTGatacctttatttttttattttttttagctttcagCAAAGTGTTTAAGACAGATATGCCTTTAGTGGTTATGTTGGGTGAAATACCCACTAAGAGAGACTGATGACAAATGCattgtgtaaaatgttttattctgtgATGTATTATCTACACTTTAAGTGGACAGTGGCATGCAACATGAATAATTGGTCTAATCACTGAAAAACATGAACAGTTACATCACATAACTCATGCACATCATGACGCACATTGGCCTACCTGAACAAACAATTGGAGGAACATTTAATCTGTCAGCCAAaaccaaataaaaatatacagtccCCCCCGTGCATTTAATGGACAACATAAAccaactgaaaaataaaaatgtgatatcAAAAGGTTCTATACATCCAGAATTGCTCCCAGATGTGCATATGTCTAATTGgtgttacatttttatacaaaccCTACAGAGTCACTCCATTTcaggggaaaaaataattttcataactGTTTTCCCACATCATTGTTGTTGGCAAATCGACCCCACAGCCTTCAAGACATTTATAGGCCGTGGCTGTTGAGTGTCACACTCTTTATGAATACATGCTTGCAGTCATGGAGGTCGCATCTTGATGGCAATGTGCTTTAATGTTTTGGCAACATTACTGAAGACTGAGACATCaactggaaaaaacaaaacaaaagaaaattcaAATCTTCAGACATAAAAGGTTTGGTGGCTGTCAgatatgcaaaatatttttgatgatttcataatgttttttttttcttttttttttt is a window of Myxocyprinus asiaticus isolate MX2 ecotype Aquarium Trade chromosome 8, UBuf_Myxa_2, whole genome shotgun sequence DNA encoding:
- the cdkn2a/b gene encoding cyclin-dependent kinase 4 inhibitor B, coding for MIFAVISALLLPVSPEFLSVTVMMMMVVMMHTEDELTTAAATGNMDRVQYLLSMGVQVNGVNKFGRTPIQVMMMGNTRLANMLLEYGADPNVPDPGTGSTPLHDAARTGFMDTVRLLIRFNADPNATDHRNFRPVDVAQQTGHVDVVEFLNRF